One part of the Streptomyces ferrugineus genome encodes these proteins:
- a CDS encoding 1-aminocyclopropane-1-carboxylate deaminase/D-cysteine desulfhydrase, whose product MSSTDLSALRPRLPSPLEELVDERFGRCGVRVVLKRDDLIHPELVGNKWRKLAPNLAAADGRTVVTFGGAYSNHLRATAAAGRLLGLSTVGVVRGQELADLPLNASLARCVADGMRLHFVDRSTYRRKGEPEVLAGILGAAGAEGAYVVPEGGSNGLAVRGCRALGGELRGRADVVGVACGTGGTLAGLAAGLGVGQRALGVPVLKGGFLADEVRGLQSAAFGGPRGDWWLDERFHFGGYARTAPELDAFAADFEERHGVRVERLYVAKLLYGLLALTEEGAFPRGTVLAAVVTGAPFDG is encoded by the coding sequence CTTCCCTCGCCCTTGGAGGAGCTGGTGGACGAGCGGTTCGGGCGGTGTGGGGTTCGGGTGGTGCTCAAGCGGGACGATCTGATCCATCCGGAGTTGGTCGGCAACAAGTGGCGCAAGCTGGCGCCGAATCTTGCGGCCGCGGATGGTCGTACCGTCGTCACCTTCGGGGGCGCCTACTCCAACCATCTGCGTGCCACGGCTGCTGCGGGGCGGCTGCTCGGGCTGTCCACGGTGGGGGTGGTGCGCGGGCAGGAGCTGGCCGATCTGCCGCTCAACGCGTCGCTGGCGCGGTGTGTGGCCGACGGCATGCGGCTGCATTTCGTCGACAGGTCGACGTATCGGCGGAAGGGTGAGCCGGAGGTGTTGGCGGGCATTCTGGGTGCGGCGGGGGCTGAAGGGGCCTATGTCGTGCCGGAGGGTGGGAGCAATGGCCTTGCCGTACGGGGGTGCCGGGCGCTCGGTGGGGAGTTGCGTGGGCGGGCCGACGTGGTGGGGGTTGCCTGCGGTACGGGTGGGACGTTGGCGGGGCTCGCTGCCGGGCTGGGGGTCGGGCAGCGGGCGCTGGGGGTGCCCGTGCTCAAGGGGGGCTTTCTGGCCGATGAGGTGCGGGGCTTGCAGAGCGCGGCGTTCGGGGGGCCTCGGGGGGACTGGTGGCTGGACGAGCGGTTCCATTTCGGGGGGTACGCCCGTACCGCGCCCGAACTCGACGCCTTTGCCGCGGACTTCGAGGAGCGGCATGGGGTACGGGTCGAACGTCTCTATGTCGCCAAGTTGCTGTATGGGCTTCTCGCACTGACGGAGGAAGGGGCCTTCCCGCGTGGGACGGTGCTCGCGGCGGTCGTCACCGGGGCTCCGTTCGACGGCTGA